The following are encoded together in the Candidatus Binatia bacterium genome:
- a CDS encoding NAD(P)-dependent oxidoreductase, with amino-acid sequence MAQRIVVTGGSGRLGQHVIHELLDYDYDVLSLDRVAPPTEICPSRIVDLAHAEDVYRALERADGVVHLGAYQAPAIAPDCETFGNNVTAVYNLLHGATREGIRRVVIASSTAAFGFLYAHKPFLPDYLPLDEKHPCKPQDPYGLSKVVGEKIADSFAAAHDISICSLRLPGVHFDLSYQTFAEKWQDPSVKLGRFWSYIDARDGAVACRLAVEKDLRGHVALIAAAPTSTVREPTDVLLRRYFPGVKKARPELAGNWSGLDSTRARKLLGFEAKHVWENHLP; translated from the coding sequence ATGGCTCAAAGAATCGTCGTCACGGGCGGGAGCGGGCGGTTGGGGCAGCATGTGATCCACGAACTGCTGGATTACGATTACGATGTCCTCAGCCTCGACCGGGTCGCTCCCCCGACGGAAATCTGCCCTTCGCGGATCGTCGATCTCGCGCACGCGGAAGACGTCTACCGGGCTCTCGAACGCGCGGACGGCGTCGTTCACCTCGGCGCCTACCAGGCGCCGGCGATTGCGCCGGACTGCGAGACGTTCGGCAACAACGTTACCGCAGTCTACAATCTGCTCCACGGGGCGACGAGAGAGGGGATTCGCCGCGTCGTGATCGCCTCGAGCACGGCGGCGTTCGGTTTTTTATACGCGCATAAGCCGTTTTTGCCGGACTATCTGCCGCTCGACGAAAAGCATCCGTGCAAGCCGCAGGACCCCTACGGTCTATCGAAAGTCGTCGGAGAAAAAATTGCCGATTCTTTCGCCGCCGCTCACGATATCAGCATTTGCAGTTTGCGCCTTCCCGGGGTCCATTTCGATTTGAGCTATCAGACCTTCGCCGAGAAGTGGCAGGATCCGAGCGTCAAGCTGGGCCGATTCTGGAGTTACATCGACGCGCGCGACGGTGCCGTCGCCTGCCGGCTGGCGGTGGAGAAGGATCTGCGCGGGCATGTGGCGCTGATCGCCGCCGCGCCGACGAGCACGGTGCGAGAGCCGACGGACGTTCTGTTGCGCCGCTATTTTCCCGGCGTGAAAAAAGCCCGGCCGGAGCTCGCGGGTAACTGGAGCGGCCTGGATTCCACCCGAGCCCGCAAACTTCTCGGCTTCGAAGCCAAGCACGTTTGGGAAAACCACCTGCCGTAA